Part of the Stigmatopora argus isolate UIUO_Sarg chromosome 3, RoL_Sarg_1.0, whole genome shotgun sequence genome, tactagattagattagattagataactttgttcatcccgtattcgggaaatttcatttctGGTGAGATGTTATAGCAGCACAGAACAACTCcaatatagatatgtatatgtgtatgtatatatgagaTATGTTAACTTAGTATACATGATTTATTCAGCACTACATTAACATCTACTACCTTCAGTAACGTAATTACAATATCCTTCAAGGAAAAATAGGTACAGTACAGATTTATTGTACTCTATGCAGCAGGGCAGGGATTCTATGTTGTGGAAATGCATAGAAAAAGCAGTTATTCTAATCTCATTACCAAAACATCATAAATGTTGCATGTTTGAAAAAGCATTTGAATGAAATACTGCTAAAACATCCGCATTTTATAACTGCTAAATGGCATGATGCTGGGCAGAAGCATCAtattaaaaatcaattttctttcCTGTGATGTTTGATTTAGAGAAAAACAACGCAAAGCCCTGCGGCAAATAAAGGTTCACTTAAAGTgcaaaggaagaacaaaattaaCAGCTTGAATCAGCTGTGCCTTCCACAAAAGTAAATCTACAGCGTCCCCTGTCGATCACAAATATacaccattaaaaaaagttattttatttaaatgttgtgGCGGTGGTAGACTTTCGGCGGATCCCTTCATGTACTTATGGTATTTGTAGTGTTATTTGTAATTTAGCAAGCAAAGGAGTTGAGGGAGGTGCTACACcatgaatattaaaaatgtcttattttttcaTGAACAATTCAATaaaccatattttttaaaaaaaaaaaaacatcaaaatcaaCTGGCTGGTGCATTTCATCATTAAAGAGAAAGACAAGTATAATTAATGAAAGAAAAGAGATGGACTCACTGTGCTGTTAAAGACCACACTGTGGCCGTTGCCTACGCTTTCGATATGAGTAGCGAGGTTGAGACAGATGGCTCGATGACGGATAGCATCCATGGTTTGTGCATCAAAAAAGTCATGAGGTCTGGCTGGTTGGGTCAAAGGCCAGTTGAAAGAGAAATAAGCAATACCAAATTAACATGCATCGTCAATCAGTgtttcattaaatgttttgtaaaGCCTGCAATAtttgtttctaaataaaattcattcaaaaaaaactTCTGCTGGCACTTTTGTGGGTGGCCCTAATATACCATAACAGATATTAATTTATAAAATACTATATACAATTGAAATTATTCTAAGAGACTTCAAGTCATTATATCATTGTGATAATAGTATAAAAACAGTGGAGCCAATTTCTTAATTTTCTAAGTATGTAGTTGTATGATGTATCCAAAATATGAGCACATAAAATCAGCACGAAGAGTgagcattttacattttaaagatatttgaagaagaaaaaatcccTGGCCCTAAAGAGTTTGCAATATCatgctttcactttttttccctttacgaTGTAGAAATGGCTTCACTCTTTCAATACTTTTGAACCGTAATGTACGTGTATGCACATGAAAGATGCATGGCTTGTTGTCCATGCGTATAAAGTTAAGACATATTTAGAAAATACAGCAGTCCAAGTGTGAACGTGCATTGTAGTCTGGTGCTAGTGTGTCTTTTCATTTATACGTACGTAGGGAGAACCGGCGTTTGTTTTTGAGCTTTTTCCTCTTGTTGAGACCAGCCTTGGAGGTTGACTCCTCCTTGAGTTTGGCTTGGCTGGACATTTTGGAAGAGCTTTGCTGGCTAAAGTGGCTGGGGACATGACGAGCCAACCCCCCCTGCGAAGCAAAACTTGCTGTGCAGCCACCAACAACACACTAAACCACAGAAAACAAGACAAGTGTTTTACTGCATTGTGCAAACAAAACATACTGGatccagtcattttttttggatgacaagtgtttttttttaccttgaagGGCTTATCTCCACTGTGGGTTAGCATGTGTCTCTGAAGCCAACTTTGACTGGTAGATGGAGTGTTGTATACCTTGCAACCCTTCCATAAGCACACAAACACCTGGAGAGCAAGATGGAAAAAGGCCAGATGTGAGGAAGACAAAAATTTCTCAtctatctcattttctgaattgatttatcctcactaaaaAAACAGTAGGAGAGCACATCCGCTCAAATGTACTACTACGAACCCCTCCTCTCTGTCCATCCACATGGATGCCTCTGATATGTTCAGCAAGGTCAGGGCTGGAATTGAAGTACTGAAGACAAAGGTCCCAGCAACAGGGGTACGCCACGGTCTTCACAGTGGACGAGTTGGCACTGCTCTGCCCGTTCATCATAGCTGGGGTGGATCGCCCACTCGACACTGTGCTCTCCATCTCCATCAGGGTGCTGCTTATGCTAAAAAGAACAGGAGTGGATGAGGTCAAGTGTTGGGTGAAGAGAAAACCACTATGAATAGTCATATAAACATATTTGGGAAGTGCCACAGGATAACATGCAGAAAAGGATGCAGCGTGGTTCCCGATGAGGCACTTCTGAGATGATGGAAGTCATTCTACCTCTCTTcaaatctttttgttttgttttttgcaccATGTTTTCGATTGCTCTCTCCGCGTTCAGGTGAGATCAAATTCCGTACCTGTCTTCGGAGTCCATACGGCTGAGTGGTTCTCCATCGGAGGAGGAGATCTCCACGCTCGGCCGCCTCTTGTCCCCCGGCGCCGCGTCTCCACCGCTCAGTTTGTCCCCGTCCTCGCAAGTCGCTTTACTCCTGTCGCATTCCTCTATACCCGAACACTGGCTCTCTTCTTCGGGCTCGTCTTTAGCACATTTTTCCGCGTCGCCCACAACGCGTTCGACGTTGTCGTCCGCCAAGTTCTGCCGGGGCTCGGACGGCACCTCATCGGATGGTAACTCAGTGTCTCCGAGAGCCGATGTCTCCACCGGGTCGGCCGCCGATGAAGCGTCAATCGGGGGCGTCTCGCTCGCGGCCTGCTCCGCCACCTCACCGACCTCCACCATTTTTGGCTCATCACAACCGGCTGCTTCGGCTATTTTCGCATTGTTTTCGCCATCAGTCTCGGCATTAGCTTGATCCGCGACGGACCCACAGCCCCCAGGACTCACCGAAGGCGTTATCTCGGAGCTCGGAGCCGCCATTACAGCGGACGAAGCGCTTTGGGTGTCAAAATTGGACCGTCAGTGCAAGGGGCGGGGCATCAAATGAAATGCCCGCTGATTGGACAGATTGGACACGTTTTTAATGGCATTTAAACGTTTCATTACTggcattttatttaaatcataGAATGCCTCCTTGTGATCGGAGCCACGCACTtacttttgcaaaacaaattcCAACATTTGCAAgaaattcctaaaaaaaaagctagtaCTAAACACAAAAAACTATCAAGTTCTATTCTAGATTTGTTGTTTTGGGAGGTAACACTGGTTTTTCTAGAAACAGAAATCATAGTATACTGGATTTCTTAGATGGGGAAAAGAGCACGTTTTTCTGGCCTCTAATGGATCATTCACACAAGTGTGTAGATCTTATAGTATGTACGTTAGAGGGCGCCATTGCGCTATTTAAACTTGGGTTGAGGGTTACTATACGTAACTGGAATCAATGAATTGCTTAATATTTTcagcacatacacacgcacacaatcacacacactgGTAAAacctttgttgattttttttcgttgcaGTTTCTATGTCCTTTCGGTTATTACGTGAGCATCATCATAtcatatcatcatatcatcCTCACATGTTAGATTGATAGTTGTCAATTTAAGTGAGAGATAATTTTTGTCTAATGAACAAACAACTGACTGGTTGTCAGTTCACGGTTTACTACATGCCAGTGGAAACAGATTTAAATTCACCCATGGTGCTAATGGGAATGACAGTTCCACAAAATGGATCATTTCCGGACATGGACTCAACTCATCAGTCAGCGCTTGGAGTTCAACCAATTAACAAGACTGGAACAAGAAcactaagcatttttttttcttttttaagaataggaacatttattttatatggTATAAAAACAGATGGGATATGGGGTACATTTGTAAATTGAATCTATTCTGTGACCATTCGTTGGATACATGCTCCCATCCTGCCGTAGCAACGACCTTATATAGATAGTAAGCCTCTTAATTACATTTTGTACAACTGCGAAATATGCAAAACGCATCCACTCTTGCATTTATTATTGctttttgaaaatattccaATAAATTCTTTTAGTTCTAGGCCTATAAAAAACCCCATTTCACAAAATAGAACCAAACGTAGTAAAATTTCCCTCTCTCCTTCCTTCTTGAAATATAACGCTCATttacaaagaaataaaagataTTTATGAAACAGAACAGCCATAAAACGTTTGtcagtattttttaaacacactgCCAGgtcttaaattaaataattacattCAGAAACAGAAACCAAATTAGTCCAGAGTACTAAAGTGGGGCTTTTCTTCATTATATTTGAAACACTCAAAATTCCAAGCAACAAATGTTCCCGTGTTAAAAATAtcagtttaaataaaaacaattccacCAAAAGCTTGGAAAAATACCTGTTAAAGTCTATAAATAATTAGAAATACAAGTCATAACTTTTCCAGGGTtaagaacaaataaaagcaGTGTAGGCGTCCCAAAGATATGAAATGTTATTGGTGATGGGAAAGGACGCTCAGATGTCACAGTGAGCACAAGCAACTCAAAACAACCAAGCACACAAACAAATCAGGTTGACACCTTATAGATTCTCACGTCTGTGGGGATGTTTCTTTCATGTGTACGTTTTGACTGATGCCAGAGCTTGTgctgaggaaacaaaaaaacaaaaggttcaATCAACCTTGATGTCGAGGTAGTAGAATATCTATTGTGAATGCTTCTAAGTTAATCAATCTAAAACAACACTGATATTTGATGGACAAAGGACAACAGGTGATTAAGGCCCTTACTGGTGCTACTACACACACATGAAGTGAGAGCCGTCAGTGAGCTGAGGCGGGGTATTAGGAGATGGTGGGAGGGGTGAGGAAGATGGCAACGGACTTTTCACTGCAACAAAACACAGCAATACATTcaacaccacaccacaccaaaCAAAAAGCATGAATAGTCAAAAActttaaacaatttttaaacAATTGATCTAATGAAAATTGCCAAACTATTTTCCCTTAGAATATGCATGGAATGAGATATTCCTCACGAACAAAAAGGACAAAAGTATTGAGGTACCCATGAATTCATTAACTGCTGTAGAAATGATTTTAACTTGAATTCAATTGTTTTAGTTGCCGAGTGTGTTTTTCTATTGTTAAACATGGCAATGGGTCTTGCCCATCTTTTGTGCAGAATGTAGATCCTCAAGTTTTGGATGCAGTGCCAATACTTTTGTCCGCATATTGAGGTTAGTGAAGGGAGCCAATCCAGTGGCTACTTTTCTTTGAGCATTTCAGCAACGTGGATTgtcttgtatttttgtttgtttgtttgttttttttgttccacacAGCAATGTGTGCTGGCAACTGCAGAGGCAAAGCACATTTGCTTCACATCTGTTACATTTCGAGTGTCCCTTTTAGTTAGAAATCTACTGCTCCCACCGCTAATCATAGACGTGGATCAGACCACGGCTCGGAGAACATAAGTGACGCAACCCCAGTCCTAGTCTTTGATGCATAGATGCTTTCAAGTGGGCAGCTGTGATCTAATAGAGAAAGATGCCACAGACGTGGCGAGCTGCACTGCTCATTCAAGTCAAGCCAGATGGAAAAGTAATCCCTAGAAGTTCATGgaatttctttcacttttctAACAACAGTGATTTGAGTACCACATTTCTAAAATCAGAAACACAATCAAACATTTGATAACTAAAATATGTGGATGGTAATGCAACAAATATTAAAGTATGAAAAAGCACACTTCAGTCAATAAACTTTTTCTGTTTGCAGCCTACCTGCAACCAGCTTACTCCGTTTTGATGCCTCTGCTGCCAGCTCGTAAGATATATTAATCATCTTCTCTTTTTCTTGGATGGTAATCTCCTCTTCAGTCTCCACTGGACTCAAAGCTACAGCAGGCTTTGTATTCTGCATGCTTGGAGACACATTCATGTTACATTAAAAACAGAATCCTTTTACTTGAAATTGTGCTCACATTAAAAAAGGCAGCAAATCTGTTGCAAAAAGCTCACGCCAAAGTAtcagtaataataaatattgattctatttttttatttatttgtacctgTTTTTGGCTATGAGAGCTTTGATGCGGTCCACTTTCCTCTGCTTGTCGGCTTCCTGTTCCGGGCTCAGAGTCTCCTCAGGATCAGACTCCACGTAGCGTTCAGGTATCAGCACTTTGTCAGGCAGAGACAGCTGAAGCACAAAGgcattcaatttcattcattcattttccgtaccgcttatttTCACTGGTCGTGGGGCGCATTGAATTTGTCAATAATTTTCGAGAATGGTTTGTGATGATGTCTGGTTTAATATTGATTCAGCCTTACTTCTCGAACCACATTAAAGCGCTCCGAGTTTGAGGCTTCTTTGAGACGTGCAATTTCCTCGGCGGGCGTCTCCTGCTCCCTCACCACCTCCTGCTGCCTGAGTGAGGCTTCAAGTTCCAGaatgtctgtgctcatcacctcTTCCCTACGTCTCAATTGAGGCTGCAACATTTCCAAAAAAGAGCAGATTATGTGATAAAGTCCAGCATCCATTGGGTGTTGGAATAGCATGTGTCTCTGCACCTGCACGTTGcgagaatggttgtcctttgtaaATGAATTGTTACGGGACAGTGCATTCTCTTCGCTGCCTCCCCTAATGCGGATGCcctttttcttctccttcagggCTCCCTGCTGGTGGCGGCGAATCCTCTCCAGCTGCTCCTCCACACTCATCCGGGGCCGACCGCTCTCCAGCACGCACAGCTGATGCTCCATGGCACTGTGCGGACGCTCCTGCAAATTATTGAGAGTGTAATTTATTGGCTGTTAGTGATGACAGACATCCAGTTCATTAAATGTGTTAAGAATAGCAAGGAATGAACATGTTTTAGTGCCACTGATGATAATAGATTACCAATGCATTTGAACTGAGAGAAACCGGCATTGTAGCCTTACATCTTAAGTGGATTAGATATGTCACCGCCAATCTATTGAAAGATTCAAGTAGAGCTTGGCAATGCCATCCCTATAATGAAGTTGTGTCTCAATACTTTTGTACGCATGATTCATTTTCTAAGGAACATCTAATtaaggcaacaacaacaaaacagccACAATAATGGTGGTTAATGGGTCTTTGATAGGGGCCAATGTGAACTTGTCCACCATGCGCTCCACTCCATGCTAGAAGGAGTTCCTAAATCTGGATTACATCCAGTGCTTCAGGACACTTCAATGGATGTCCAAGGAGCTGTCACCCAAGGGCCTGAGATGAACTCTGTGAGTTACTCTCCTACCACTGCGGGCTATCTTCAAGTAAACTAGAACAAAGGCCTTGAATGTATGAGTGAAtgcatgatgttttttttccaaaacagatACGCAGAAACAaacaagattttaaaaaatggacaaaccCTGCCATATGGCACACTAATAACACGGTTTGATAGTGAGCGTGGGCAGAAATTGTATTAACTGAGtttctcattcattttacaaGAGGCTGTTTCAGAATAGGCTGGACACACCCGGGCCATGTGGTGAGTGGCCTATTTGCCATGCACAAGCTGTAAACTGTCAGCTTGATGAACACAACAGGCAGTTAAGAGGCCTTTATCGAATCAGCAAGTGGCGCAAAGGCCCACAGGAAAAAAGCACAactatttaataatattttctATTGCTTGATTTTGAGTTATAACATATGCACAGAAAATAGCCATTTGAACAACTCCTAGGTTTTGGGGAGTTGATCCAGTTTAAATACTTCAAGACAGGCTGATTTACCATTCTGGAGTCAGGCTTCTTACTCTTCCTTAGAGTAACATATGAAGCAACTGAAGATGATTCAGACACAGGGGATTTGGTTCTAGGTGGAACAATGCCAACTGGGTAGGATATCCCTAAAATGGGAATAAAAGGGAAATAGGTAATGTGAGGCACTGGAAGCATTCATGGTTCATTATTAAATTGTATCACCCCTGCAAATCCTACTAAAAGAGTATTTCATTAGGTAAAATGTAACTATAATTGTGCTAAATATGTTCATGATATATTGAAAATAtaatactttatatatatatatatatatatatatatgtatatataaaaaagattgACTGCCCTTGAATCAAATCGCAAAACATTCATAGAGATAATTGAACAATactatcaaaaatatttttgaaccaCTACAAAGAACAACCAACAATATTTCacaaataaagtaaaaacagtcaaattggattccATGTCtatcgacgtcaatggcagttagcAAATCATGACTCAAATACTACAGGTTTCCAAATTGAGATGGATTTGAACTCTATAACTGTCAATAGAAAAGAATGAGTTCTGGGCTACAAGCAACACAATATTacaaaagtataaggatattccaaaatatataaACTAAGAGTAGAAGCAATGATAACCCTAGCGGACATTTAGGCCAAATGTTATGTAATCAACAATCACATTGGCTTTTTGCATGTCATTGTCCTGTACCTTTGTTTACAGGATGCTCTGCTATGTGTTCTGTCCGGTCTTCTCCATTGCTCTCATCCACTTCAGCGACAGTGGTCAACTCTGGTTCGCTCTTGTACAGTCGGTAGTCTGGTGCCTGCCAATGAATAATCAAAAGCTTCTTCATCACATATTGAGAGGCTAATGGCTTTATTGAGCAACTGGACATTTCCAAAGCAAGAGCAAAATGGCTTTTTCCTCCCATGGAATGGCTTCACAAACAGGGGCCAACTAACATCTGTGATGATGTTCTTTGTATAgacttgtcatttttgaataagTTTATATAGAATTTAGAAGAAACAATTCCATGTTGAATCAGATGGACACAATGTTGTACAGCAGCCTGCAGACACATTGAGCCCAGGATGAAAACACAAGCTGCCagttatgaaaacaaaaatgtagcAACACACTGCAGGGTGTGTTTCCTTGGACACAATCCAACAAAAAAGATGGAATTATGGAGATGCATTCTAACAGAAAATGTaacaattgtgtttttaaaggGTAAAAgtaaatttatataaaaaaataaaaaaaataactaaaaggcAGGCAATGACAACTTTAGGCAAAGTCACTTGGTCAACAAGCTTACGCCATGTGTCCCATTCTTCTGATTGGTCTTCCTGTCTTCTGTTCTGTGGAGGGATGCGGAGCGAACTCCAGCATGGGGTGACATGGTGAGGGGGTTGGGTTCATACGAATGGGGCAAAGGTGGTCGTGGGGGAACTGATTCCTCTTCCTGGGGATTATACAAGGTATGACAGGAGGCAAGGTGAACAGAGGAAACCAGACACCAAGAACGGTCTGGGCAACCCCCATCTGGCTCCTTTTATCAACTGAAGCGATGTCCACTTTAAATCTTGTGTGTAATAACATCATACAAACATAGGTGTACATGAGAGATAacgattttaaaatgaaatttttatttgatctttaCATGAACCGTACTGTGACGTACCGTCACAGGTTAAAACAGCATTCCAACTGATAATGTGTTAAGTGAATAACAAATAGATACATTCTTCCATTTCTATTCATCTCTGGATCTGCTATTTTGACCAGAACATTATCTGCTGTCAAATGAAATTAATCTAGtaacttttttcattcataaacgTGAATACCATGTGCCAAAACCGAAGAATTCAATGCACTTCATATCTGTGgtgacttgtttttgtttttttaaatgattgctCAAACCATCCCTGTCGTAGAACATCAGTTAAGCTTTTgttgaagaaatgacacttgtTTCTGGGTTTGGCCCCAGTGTCAAAGCCATCCTGATATTAATTCCAGTGTTGAACAAAATGGTGATGCTTTGGTGTCTACTCATTAGAAAGattatcaaaaaatatttttggcttTGGTCcccttaaaatatttaaaaacactcCGTACAGAAGTAACTGAATATGCCTTCTTTTGATGCATTATCACATATTCAAACATCGCCACACAAAGGACTAGGTTTTGAGTGCCGCTTTAAACATGAGGAATAATGGGGGAACTGTGATAACTCAAATAAAATTTGTCAATGCAAGTAATTTAGCAATACCATCAATATGAACTCATGAACATGTGTTTTTGGTTTACCTCTGTTTTTTGCATGCTGAAGTTAGGTCCATACAAGCCCATTGAGGCATCAGCATTTCTCTGGTCTTTATGTTTATTGAGGACCTCCATCACATCTTGGATCTGCCACAACTCTTTCTGAATGTGTACGTGCTGCTGGCCGGGCGGTTCAGTCTGTGAAAAGAGTGACAACTATTAATCTTTTGCCGGGATCAGCAGacaagtaaaaaataaacatgcttATTAATTGAAGAATAAGTAATAAGTAGTTGTATCATCTGTCAGGGCGCTTGGCAAGGAGATACTGAGGAGCCCCTTTGCACTCAACTCCTAATTATCAAAGGAATTGAGTCAGGTTATTGAAGAGTCCTACCGGTGGACTTCCCAATGAGTCTAGCTGCTCCAGCAAGTTGCTTTTAGCCTGGATGACAGTCCCTTCTAGTTGGTTATACTCACGCCATGAGCGCTCCAAATCCTGGTTTGAAAAAGATAAAAGAatgtttttcctctcttttggAGAAAACAAGAATTTCATTGATTACGTATGCCGGGGCTGATCTTACTGCTGTGACCCGGGAGATCTCTCTGCAGGTGCTGAGCAAGCCGCTCTGCAGTAAGTCTCTCTGCTGGATGACACTCTGCATGGCAGCTGGGTTGTCTGAGCCCAATTCGATCTCCTGGCTGGCTGACAGCAGCGCGGTCTCCAGAGTGTGCTGCAGGAAGAAGCAATTCATCAATTGCATAATCTGTCTTGCTGATGAGCTGCATTTTGAAAAAgtaatttaggagcactgactAACATCGGCcaagacatatatatatatatacatacatatacatatatatatacatatatatatatatacatacatatatatatatatatatatacatacatatacatatatatatacatatatatatacatatatatacatatatatacatatatatatacatatatatatacatatatatacatatatatacacatatatatacatatatatacatatatatacatatatatacatatatatacatatacatacatatacatacatatatatacatatacatacatatatatacatatacatatatatacatatacatacatatatatacatatacatacatatacatacatatacatacatatacatacatatacatacatatacatacatatacatacatatacatacatatacatacacatacatacatatacatacatacatacacatacatacacatacatacatatacatacatatacatacatatacatacatatacatacatatacatacatatacatacatatacatacatatacatacatatacatacatatacatacatatacatacatatacatacatacatatacatacatatacatacatatacatacatatacatacatatacatacatatacatacatatacatacatatacatacatatacatacatatacatacatatacatacatatacatacatatacatacat contains:
- the LOC144071791 gene encoding zinc finger protein aebp2-like yields the protein MAAPSSEITPSVSPGGCGSVADQANAETDGENNAKIAEAAGCDEPKMVEVGEVAEQAASETPPIDASSAADPVETSALGDTELPSDEVPSEPRQNLADDNVERVVGDAEKCAKDEPEEESQCSGIEECDRSKATCEDGDKLSGGDAAPGDKRRPSVEISSSDGEPLSRMDSEDSISSTLMEMESTVSSGRSTPAMMNGQSSANSSTVKTVAYPCCWDLCLQYFNSSPDLAEHIRGIHVDGQRGGVFVCLWKGCKVYNTPSTSQSWLQRHMLTHSGDKPFKCVVGGCTASFASQGGLARHVPSHFSQQSSSKMSSQAKLKEESTSKAGLNKRKKLKNKRRFSLPRPHDFFDAQTMDAIRHRAICLNLATHIESVGNGHSVVFNSTVLAKRKEGSGKVKVLLHWTPEDILPDVWVNETERSQMKTKVVHLSQLPQETAMLLDPNIYRALPQKRVKQSSACKESPLV